The genomic DNA AGGCGAACAGCAGCACCATGCCTCGGGTCATCGTGTGAGTGGTGGTGGTCATAAGGTTTCTCGATCCAGCGAAAGGGAATGCGATGAGGCTAAGGGTTAATCCGCAAGGGCAGAAGGCGCCGGCGATTGATATCAGTTATTCCGTTGCGGAATGGCTGGGTGCTAGCGGCGTGTCATCCATCGGCGGACCTTGCGTCCGACCGTTGCGGGTCGATGATACATTCACTTACATCCTGTTCGATAGCGTGCTTATGTCTGCATTGGCTTGTTCAACATTGATGACCGGAGGATTGCAATGTTTCGTCAGAGGCTTCACCACATAGCAACGATTGTCCTGATCAGTCTGCTGGGCGCGATGAGCGTGCAGGCTGCTGATGCCCCCGGCATGCGCCTCGGCGTGCGCGGCGAGATCGCCGGGGTCAGTGCCGACTCACTGAAAGTCCACGTCAACAGCGGTGAAAACGTGCTGATTCAGTTGACCAGTGACACCAAGGTCCGCGCCGTCACCCTGGCCAATATCGAAGACATCAAACCCGGCAGTTACATTGGCGCGGCGGCCATGCCGCAGGAGGACGGCACACTCAAGGCGCTGGAGGTGCATGTGTTTCCGCCGGAGCTGGCGGGCAGCGGTGACGGGCATCGACCGTTCGACCTGGCCAAGGGCAGCAGCATGACCAATGGCAGTGTCGGCGACCTGGTAGTGAGCAATGGTCGGGTGCTGACGGTGAACTACAAGGGCGGCCAGCAGAAGATCCTTGTAGTGGTCTAATGAAACCGGACACCCATTTAGGCGAGAATGCTCGCCAGATAGAGGTGTCTGATGACCAAACAACGTCGTTCTTTTTCCGCTGAATTCAAACGCGAGGCCGCAGGCCTCGTGCTCGATCAAGGCTATAGCCATATCGAAGCCAGCCGCTCGCTTGGTGTGGTTGAGTCCGCGTTGCGCCGCTGGGTTAATCAGCTTCAGCAGGAGCGCACTGGCGTTACTCCGCAGAGTAAAGCGCTGACGCCAGAGCAACAGAAAATCCAGGAATTGGAAGCTCGAATCGCTCGACTTGAGCGGGAGAAATCCATTTTAAAAAAGGCTACCGCGCTCTTGATGTCGGAAGAGCACGAGCGCACGCGCTGATTGATCAACTGAGCCCCCAAGAGCCGGTTGATTGGCTTTGCGCAGTCTTTGACGTCACTCGTTCGTGTTACTACGCCCATCGTCTCAGGCGCCGAACTCCAGACGTTGAGCGGCTTCGGTTGCGCAGCCGGGTTAACGAACTGTTTACGCAAAGTCGAAGCGCCGCCGGTAGCCGCAGCATCGTGTCGATGATGCAGGAAGACGGCGAGCAAATTGGGCGGTTCAAGGTGCGAGGCCTGATGCGGGAACTGGAGTTGGTCAGTAAACAACCTGGATCACATGCCTACAAACAAGCGACGGTTGAGCGGCCTGACATTCCGAACATATTGAATCGAGAGTTTGATGTGCCGGCGCCGAATCAGGTCTGGTGTGGCGACATCACCTACATCTGGGCTCAAGGGAAATGGCATTACCTGGCTGTCGTTATGGATCTTTACGCGCGCCGAGTGGTGGGCTGGGCGCTGTCGAACAAGCCGGATGCGGATCTGGTCATCAAGGCGTTGGACATGGCTTACGAACAGCGTGGCAGGCCTCAAGGGCTTCTGTTTCACTCGGATCAGGGCTCGCAATATGGCAGTCGCCAGTTTCGCCAACGGCTCTGGCGTTACCGCATGCGCCAAAGCATGAGCCGTCGTGGAAACTGCTGGGATAACGCGCCGATGGAGCGTGTGTTTCGCAGCTTGAAAACTGAATGGATACCGACCGTGGGCTACATGACAGCTCAAGAAGCGCACCGCGACATCAGTCATTACCTGATGCATCGGTACAACTGGATTAGACCGCACCAATTCAACAACGGACTGGCCCCAGCTCAGGCCGAGAAAAAACTTAACGTCGTGTCCGGGATTAGTTGACCACTACACCTGGTGCCGGAGGACGTGCCGATCGTCAACCTGACGCCGGGCGATAGAAGCTTGCTGAAGGTCGGGGTGAAGATCGTTACGTTCGTCACGCAAGGGGCGGATGGCACGCTGACGGCGCAATCGATTTCTGCAGGCAAGGATGGGGTGACGCCACCGATGTAACCGCCTGAACACCTATCACTGTGGGAGCGAGCCTGCTCGCGAAAGCGGTCTGGCATTCAATGATGTGCTGGCTGATCTGACGCTTTCGCGAGCAGGCTCGTTCCCACAGGGGGCGGTGTTAGATGTCAATATGCGCACAAAAAAGGCGACCTCAGTGGGTAATGCCGATCAGTTAAGCCCTTTTGCTTGACCTTTGGCCGCAAGAAATCAAAATCCGATGCCTGAATAGGCATCGGATTTTTTTATGCGTCTGGCTCGGGCACTGGAACTCACCCACAACTTCGTCTCGACTCCCAACTCCCTCGAAGGGTTGGACTCGTTGCTT from Pseudomonas baetica includes the following:
- a CDS encoding IS3 family transposase (programmed frameshift), with the protein product MTKQRRSFSAEFKREAAGLVLDQGYSHIEASRSLGVVESALRRWVNQLQQERTGVTPQSKALTPEQQKIQELEARIARLEREKSIFKKGYRALDVGRARAHALIDQLSPQEPVDWLCAVFDVTRSCYYAHRLRRRTPDVERLRLRSRVNELFTQSRSAAGSRSIVSMMQEDGEQIGRFKVRGLMRELELVSKQPGSHAYKQATVERPDIPNILNREFDVPAPNQVWCGDITYIWAQGKWHYLAVVMDLYARRVVGWALSNKPDADLVIKALDMAYEQRGRPQGLLFHSDQGSQYGSRQFRQRLWRYRMRQSMSRRGNCWDNAPMERVFRSLKTEWIPTVGYMTAQEAHRDISHYLMHRYNWIRPHQFNNGLAPAQAEKKLNVVSGIS